A genomic stretch from Colwellia sp. Arc7-635 includes:
- the yfaE gene encoding class I ribonucleotide reductase maintenance protein YfaE: MSFSITVEEREIAFLDEDKHILNTLEREKIESHFHCRDGFCGACRCSLKKGTVEYSQYPLAFIGENEILTCCAYPTSDIVIEID; this comes from the coding sequence ATGTCTTTTAGTATTACTGTCGAGGAACGCGAAATAGCGTTCCTCGATGAAGACAAGCATATTCTTAACACCCTAGAAAGAGAAAAGATTGAATCACACTTTCATTGTCGGGATGGATTTTGCGGAGCCTGTCGTTGCTCATTAAAAAAAGGCACGGTCGAATATAGCCAATACCCATTAGCTTTTATTGGTGAAAATGAAATTCTTACCTGCTGCGCGTACCCTACTTCCGACATTGTAATTGAGATTGATTAA
- a CDS encoding nucleotidyltransferase family protein: MVHIDIIVELIESDQLRLNALACIRLLDLPECYIAAGFVRNLVWDSLHQKLEPTTLNDVDVIYFDANESSADKFIEYERKLTQLLPQLNWQVRNQALMHLKNNDEPYNSSLDAMSYWPEKETAVGIRQLSNGGFECIAAFGFDSLFKLQLTHNPKRLKSVFNHRINSKGWLAHWHNLIVVQ; encoded by the coding sequence ATGGTGCACATAGATATAATTGTTGAACTAATAGAGTCGGATCAATTACGACTTAATGCTTTAGCATGTATACGATTACTTGATTTACCTGAATGCTACATAGCCGCGGGATTTGTTCGCAATCTTGTTTGGGACAGTTTGCACCAAAAGTTAGAACCAACAACGTTAAATGATGTTGATGTTATATATTTTGATGCAAATGAATCAAGTGCTGACAAATTTATAGAATATGAGCGAAAGTTAACGCAGTTGCTCCCACAATTAAATTGGCAAGTCAGAAACCAGGCTTTGATGCACCTAAAAAATAATGACGAACCCTATAATAGTAGCCTTGATGCTATGAGCTACTGGCCAGAGAAAGAAACAGCTGTTGGTATTCGTCAATTGTCTAATGGGGGTTTTGAATGTATTGCCGCCTTTGGATTTGATTCCTTATTTAAATTGCAACTCACACATAATCCAAAACGATTAAAATCAGTATTCAATCATCGTATAAATTCGAAGGGCTGGCTTGCTCATTGGCATAACTTAATTGTTGTACAATAG
- a CDS encoding EAL domain-containing protein, translating into MLFKTIKNTTSSIAVLAICIMSITILALSFEEHEKLYFEFVKGDLDALSENMSSDLIPLLAVQPDVFELTTMLLRLDKYENVKFAAIYDKNWQSLQSYHGKSSSIQHPITTFQLETFKKKVSGVYSANSELIAVKLIGDKRLPLGFLLIIHDPMGPLSKSKLSLLKQVLPLTLTLLVIIIVLLFWIQGRLFYPLISLSRLTQKIRRTNDYSLKINIRGKQEVASLSQDLNLMMETINQETKKNKEYTNMLMNQQKAMERLANFDALTGLPNRQFFMETLRIELAKAQRTQKNLVLMYFDLDGFKGVNDSLGHDTGDQLLIEVSKRAKEFFRDGDIISRLGGDEFLILLHNEPNDFLLFQIAERLVNGLAIPFEINSWEVQVSVSVGIAKAFDANFNLSEFVSNADVAMYRSKMAGRDTHTVFVPEMMEDNKRRLLISNSISHAIKNNEFMLFYQPKVSSEEVIVGYEALIRWNSDELGMVSPVEFIPIAEQSGKIQMITKWVLERLCMDIGKIQDSVNPDIIISVNLSAQDIKNKAQISYVKELFTQYDVDPTAIEFEVTESAYLENFDMANDFFTEMKQLGSSIALDDFGTGYSSLSYLTQLQLNTLKIDKQFVDNILISKSSTLITKTIIEMAKQLNLKICAEGVETREQFDFLVAHGCHQLQGYLFSKPISLEQILSDNLRN; encoded by the coding sequence ATGTTGTTTAAAACCATCAAAAATACCACATCATCGATTGCTGTATTGGCAATTTGTATTATGAGCATAACCATTTTAGCCTTGTCCTTTGAAGAGCATGAAAAGCTCTATTTTGAATTCGTCAAAGGAGATTTAGATGCACTATCTGAGAATATGTCTAGTGACTTAATTCCTTTGTTAGCAGTACAGCCTGACGTTTTTGAACTAACGACAATGTTACTGCGCCTAGATAAATACGAAAATGTTAAGTTCGCAGCCATCTATGATAAAAATTGGCAATCCTTACAAAGCTATCATGGTAAGTCATCTTCTATACAGCATCCTATAACGACTTTTCAGCTTGAAACCTTCAAAAAGAAAGTATCCGGTGTCTACTCAGCAAATAGTGAGTTAATTGCGGTAAAACTCATTGGTGATAAACGTTTACCGCTCGGATTTTTATTGATCATACATGACCCTATGGGACCTTTGAGCAAAAGTAAACTTAGTCTACTTAAACAAGTACTACCCTTAACATTAACGCTATTGGTTATTATTATCGTGCTTTTATTTTGGATTCAAGGGCGCTTATTTTATCCTTTAATCAGCCTTTCTCGGTTGACACAAAAAATTAGAAGAACAAACGATTACTCCTTAAAAATTAATATTAGAGGTAAACAAGAAGTTGCTTCCTTAAGTCAGGATTTAAATCTGATGATGGAAACTATCAACCAAGAAACTAAGAAGAATAAAGAATACACCAACATGTTGATGAATCAGCAGAAAGCTATGGAGCGGCTGGCAAATTTTGATGCGTTAACTGGCTTGCCAAATCGTCAATTTTTTATGGAAACACTGAGAATTGAACTGGCTAAAGCACAACGTACACAAAAAAATTTAGTATTGATGTATTTTGACTTGGATGGTTTTAAAGGAGTGAATGACTCATTAGGTCATGATACCGGCGATCAACTTCTGATTGAAGTTAGTAAGCGCGCAAAAGAATTCTTTCGTGACGGCGACATTATCTCTCGCTTAGGTGGTGACGAATTCCTTATACTTTTACACAACGAACCCAATGATTTTTTGTTATTTCAAATTGCTGAACGTTTAGTTAATGGCCTAGCCATCCCCTTCGAAATTAATTCTTGGGAAGTGCAAGTCAGCGTTAGCGTTGGTATTGCTAAAGCTTTCGATGCTAATTTTAACTTAAGCGAATTTGTCAGTAATGCCGATGTTGCTATGTATCGTTCAAAAATGGCCGGACGCGACACCCATACAGTGTTTGTTCCTGAGATGATGGAAGACAATAAGCGACGTTTACTGATCTCTAATTCAATTTCTCATGCCATAAAAAATAATGAGTTTATGTTATTTTATCAACCGAAAGTATCTTCTGAAGAAGTCATTGTCGGTTACGAAGCGTTAATACGATGGAATAGTGATGAGCTAGGTATGGTGTCTCCAGTCGAATTTATTCCTATAGCGGAGCAAAGCGGTAAGATACAAATGATCACAAAATGGGTATTAGAGCGCTTGTGTATGGATATAGGAAAAATTCAAGACAGTGTTAATCCTGACATTATCATTTCAGTCAATCTGTCAGCTCAAGATATTAAAAACAAAGCACAGATTTCTTATGTCAAAGAGCTATTTACACAGTATGATGTGGATCCTACAGCGATAGAATTCGAAGTTACCGAATCTGCGTATCTAGAGAACTTTGATATGGCGAATGACTTTTTCACCGAAATGAAACAATTAGGCTCATCAATTGCGCTTGATGACTTTGGTACCGGTTACTCGTCATTAAGTTATTTGACTCAACTGCAATTAAATACGCTAAAAATTGATAAGCAGTTCGTGGATAATATATTGATATCGAAATCCAGTACATTGATCACTAAAACAATTATTGAAATGGCTAAACAGTTAAACCTGAAGATTTGTGCTGAGGGTGTAGAAACAAGAGAACAGTTTGATTTTTTAGTCGCACATGGCTGTCATCAACTCCAAGGATATCTATTTTCTAAGCCTATTTCCCTTGAACAGATACTTAGTGATAACTTAAGAAATTAG
- the rnk gene encoding nucleoside diphosphate kinase regulator, whose translation MTKPKITISRGDCDGLYALIEQEKSELINGLLIDELERAEIVESKNLPDNVVRMNSTVTFTMTSTNKTFARKLVYPSDIQQSGTLSILTPVGSALIGLSAGQEIEWPLDQNRSTIVHIDSIENNN comes from the coding sequence ATGACTAAACCAAAAATAACTATAAGCCGTGGTGACTGCGATGGTTTATATGCACTCATTGAGCAGGAAAAATCTGAATTAATAAACGGTTTACTTATTGATGAGCTCGAACGAGCAGAAATTGTTGAAAGTAAAAATTTACCAGACAATGTTGTTCGTATGAATTCAACCGTAACATTCACGATGACGTCAACAAACAAAACCTTTGCCCGTAAATTGGTTTATCCAAGTGATATACAACAAAGTGGTACTTTATCTATTTTAACGCCAGTAGGTAGTGCTTTAATTGGTTTATCAGCTGGGCAAGAAATTGAGTGGCCACTTGATCAAAACAGGTCGACAATTGTGCATATCGACTCTATTGAAAACAACAATTAA
- a CDS encoding mechanosensitive ion channel domain-containing protein has product MTETRAYLRDSLLSWFEQHVPGNALLWYDILVLLWVALFAVLLHFLLRSSAKQILKKYFSSLDTPSNKSATAELALCLVKRVSLALQGAVVVIQAKLWLAEGVAFLRIIEIVTDQWIMLFSLLSLFTLLDIFQALSDRRRSQVHFPLRGLLQTVKLIASILTGILAVSLLMDKSPLILLSGLGALSAVLLLVFKDPILGLVAGIQLSANNMLAVGDWLEMPKYGADGDVVDIALTTVKVKNWDKTITTIPTYALISDSFKNWRGMSESGGRRIKRSIHLEMSSVCFLDKAQIAELKKAQLISEYISSKVPAIEKENSDKKADMTVLQNGRRLTNVGTFRQYLLSFLKSHPHIHQGMTLMVRQLEPTSDGLPMQIYAFTNTTNWNEYEDIQSDIFDHIIAVLPAFSLRIHESPTGNDIRSLAQYKN; this is encoded by the coding sequence ATGACTGAAACAAGAGCGTATTTAAGAGACTCTTTACTTAGCTGGTTTGAGCAGCATGTTCCAGGCAATGCGCTGTTGTGGTATGACATTTTAGTACTGCTATGGGTCGCTTTATTTGCCGTGTTACTGCATTTTTTGCTGAGAAGCTCTGCCAAACAGATATTGAAAAAATATTTCTCAAGTTTGGACACTCCATCGAATAAAAGTGCCACTGCAGAATTAGCCTTATGTCTTGTAAAGCGAGTCTCTCTCGCACTGCAAGGTGCTGTAGTAGTGATCCAAGCCAAACTTTGGTTGGCAGAGGGGGTAGCATTTTTACGTATTATCGAAATAGTTACTGACCAATGGATAATGCTATTTTCATTATTATCATTATTTACTCTCTTAGATATTTTCCAGGCACTATCAGATAGACGTAGAAGCCAAGTGCATTTTCCGCTTCGAGGGCTATTACAAACCGTTAAGCTTATTGCCAGTATTTTAACCGGTATTCTTGCCGTGTCGTTACTCATGGATAAATCACCACTTATTTTATTAAGCGGCTTAGGTGCATTATCAGCGGTATTATTGTTGGTTTTTAAAGATCCCATTCTAGGCCTAGTGGCAGGTATACAATTATCGGCGAACAATATGCTGGCAGTTGGTGACTGGCTTGAAATGCCGAAGTATGGCGCTGATGGTGACGTAGTTGATATCGCCCTGACAACGGTAAAGGTTAAGAACTGGGATAAAACTATTACTACAATTCCAACTTATGCACTGATCTCAGATTCATTTAAGAACTGGCGAGGCATGTCAGAGTCGGGTGGTAGAAGAATAAAGCGTAGCATTCACCTTGAAATGAGCAGTGTTTGTTTCTTAGATAAAGCGCAAATAGCTGAGCTAAAAAAAGCACAGTTAATAAGCGAATATATCTCCAGCAAAGTACCAGCAATCGAAAAAGAAAATAGTGATAAAAAAGCAGATATGACGGTACTGCAAAATGGTCGCCGCTTGACTAATGTTGGTACATTTAGACAGTATTTACTGTCATTTCTAAAAAGTCACCCACATATTCATCAAGGGATGACCTTAATGGTCAGACAGCTAGAGCCAACGAGTGATGGTTTACCGATGCAAATTTATGCTTTCACCAACACCACAAATTGGAATGAATATGAAGACATTCAGTCGGATATTTTTGATCATATCATTGCGGTGTTACCAGCATTTTCGCTCAGGATTCATGAGTCACCGACCGGCAATGATATTCGATCGCTTGCTCAATATAAAAATTGA
- a CDS encoding NCS2 family permease — translation MDEQTSNHLNTPKSTLGFLERFFKLSAHNTSVKTELMAGLTTFVTMSYIMFLNPIIMSKTGMPFDGLFLATCLGAAIATLLMGLYANWPVGLAPGMGLNAFFTFSVVGSMGYSWEIALGAVFLSGVIFVLMSVTRLREWMLDSIPMSLRLAMTAGVGLFLGFIGLRFTGLVVADPDNIVAIADLTHFGFGAFGPEAPALGFLSFLLIAVLSYRNVFGAVLIGIATTTLIAFMMTWLLPTDFFVVAEAAKSFAPASGFVSYNGMLAVPDFSALEPILWKADIAGAFQVALIPVIVTFLFVNIFDTAGTLMGVAERAKLQDKNGKIHGLSKSLKADSISSVIGTAFGCPPVTSYVESAAGVAVGGRTGLTAVTIALLFLVGMFFLPLAQMLPGFAVDGALIYVAMLMMSSLRGLDWDDLTEYAPAVCTTIMMAFTFSIANGIAFGFITYTVLKVGAGKSKQVSKGVWALTVLFIAKFIFLT, via the coding sequence ATGGATGAACAAACGAGCAATCACCTGAATACACCCAAAAGTACGTTAGGATTTTTAGAACGCTTTTTTAAATTATCGGCACATAACACATCAGTAAAAACCGAGCTAATGGCGGGTCTTACTACCTTTGTTACCATGTCTTATATTATGTTTTTAAATCCTATCATTATGTCTAAAACGGGTATGCCATTTGATGGTCTATTTTTAGCCACCTGTTTAGGTGCCGCTATTGCTACGTTGTTGATGGGGCTTTATGCAAATTGGCCTGTAGGGCTGGCTCCGGGTATGGGGTTAAATGCATTTTTTACCTTTTCTGTTGTTGGGTCAATGGGGTATAGCTGGGAAATTGCATTAGGAGCAGTATTTCTCTCCGGAGTCATCTTTGTTCTTATGAGCGTCACTAGGCTCAGAGAATGGATGCTTGATAGTATTCCAATGAGTTTACGCTTAGCGATGACGGCAGGAGTTGGCTTATTCCTTGGCTTTATTGGTTTGCGCTTTACCGGTCTTGTTGTAGCCGACCCTGATAATATCGTCGCTATTGCTGATCTTACGCATTTTGGTTTCGGAGCCTTCGGCCCTGAAGCCCCAGCGCTTGGTTTCCTAAGTTTCTTACTGATTGCAGTATTAAGTTATCGCAATGTTTTTGGCGCGGTGCTTATCGGTATTGCTACAACAACCCTCATTGCTTTTATGATGACATGGCTTTTACCAACTGACTTTTTTGTTGTCGCAGAAGCGGCAAAATCATTCGCACCAGCCTCTGGGTTTGTCAGTTATAACGGCATGTTAGCAGTGCCTGACTTTTCAGCGCTTGAACCTATATTATGGAAAGCCGATATTGCTGGTGCTTTTCAAGTCGCGTTAATTCCTGTCATTGTCACTTTTTTGTTTGTTAATATTTTTGATACCGCAGGTACATTAATGGGAGTGGCTGAGCGAGCTAAATTACAAGACAAAAATGGTAAAATTCATGGTTTGAGCAAATCACTCAAAGCGGATTCAATCTCTTCTGTTATTGGCACTGCATTTGGTTGCCCTCCGGTGACGTCTTATGTTGAGTCTGCGGCAGGCGTAGCCGTTGGTGGACGTACAGGATTAACGGCAGTTACAATAGCGCTCTTGTTCTTGGTTGGTATGTTCTTTTTGCCGCTTGCACAAATGTTACCGGGTTTTGCTGTTGATGGTGCACTAATTTATGTTGCTATGCTAATGATGAGTTCTTTAAGAGGTTTAGATTGGGATGATTTGACCGAATATGCTCCTGCGGTCTGTACTACTATCATGATGGCATTTACTTTCTCTATTGCAAACGGTATTGCCTTCGGTTTTATCACTTATACCGTACTAAAAGTTGGCGCAGGTAAATCGAAACAAGTTTCAAAAGGTGTTTGGGCACTGACCGTGTTATTTATTGCTAAGTTTATTTTCTTAACTTAG
- a CDS encoding SulP family inorganic anion transporter yields the protein MLNWAVMLSVSHFNRQTIKGDIFGALTSTIVALPFALAFGVTSGAGASAGIYCAIITGLFASIFGGTNQQISGPNTGLTIAMVAILTSFIAQSPEHGVALAFTVVSLAGVFQMLFGFFKLGKYFTLISYPVISGFTSGIGVLIILSQIEPLFGIALPELLSSMHSLVSTNTLLGLACLFVLFLWPKKYSRIVPASIVAVIGATVFYLLSGSDMPVVGAISSELPSFSLPIWETNLAGEMIKSALLIATLSTLDSLMTSLTVDSISNELHDSDQELVGQGIGNIMAGLFGALPGGGATMRTVANLRAGGTTPLSGILHALFILAIVLWAGEYTAYLPVAVLAAILTHVGISIIDWNFLKRIHQVPLFSVGLMISTLAMAVAFDLITAVLVGTFIANLVTIRRLSEIQLDNIKLFTAKDAQHLSNAEQQLLATIEDSVLLLNISGPIGFGVARGLKQSVSDAEQSKTLLIDLTDARLVGITSTIAIEDIIVSYQAEGKKVLLSSICQRVRDDFNKLNLLNKVPSEHVFNSRMDALIYLRNQD from the coding sequence ATGTTAAATTGGGCTGTTATGCTTTCCGTATCACATTTTAATCGACAAACTATTAAGGGCGATATTTTTGGTGCTCTGACATCAACTATCGTTGCTTTACCTTTCGCGCTAGCTTTTGGTGTCACATCTGGTGCTGGTGCCAGCGCAGGTATCTATTGTGCAATTATTACTGGATTGTTTGCGTCAATATTTGGCGGCACCAATCAGCAAATATCAGGACCCAATACCGGTTTAACCATTGCAATGGTAGCGATACTGACCAGCTTTATTGCCCAATCACCTGAACATGGTGTCGCGCTTGCTTTTACTGTTGTTAGTTTGGCCGGTGTTTTTCAAATGTTATTTGGCTTTTTTAAGCTAGGTAAGTATTTTACCTTGATATCTTATCCTGTTATTTCAGGTTTTACCTCCGGAATTGGTGTTTTGATCATCCTCTCGCAGATTGAACCACTATTTGGCATTGCACTGCCTGAACTTTTATCCTCTATGCATAGCTTAGTAAGCACAAATACCCTGCTCGGTTTAGCTTGCTTATTCGTACTTTTTTTATGGCCTAAAAAGTATAGCCGTATAGTACCCGCAAGCATTGTCGCTGTTATTGGTGCCACTGTATTTTATCTGCTTTCAGGGAGTGATATGCCGGTGGTAGGTGCAATCTCTAGCGAACTTCCTTCATTTAGCTTACCCATTTGGGAAACTAACTTAGCCGGAGAAATGATCAAGTCTGCTTTATTAATAGCTACATTAAGTACCCTAGATTCATTAATGACATCATTAACGGTTGATAGTATTAGTAATGAATTACACGATTCGGATCAAGAGCTCGTTGGTCAAGGTATTGGCAACATCATGGCGGGTTTATTTGGCGCTTTACCTGGTGGTGGCGCTACTATGCGCACAGTCGCTAACCTCAGAGCAGGTGGAACAACGCCTTTATCTGGTATTCTTCATGCCTTGTTTATTTTAGCCATTGTATTGTGGGCCGGTGAATATACAGCCTACCTTCCTGTCGCTGTTTTAGCCGCGATATTGACCCATGTTGGTATTAGCATCATTGACTGGAATTTTCTGAAACGCATTCATCAAGTGCCCTTATTCAGTGTTGGTTTAATGATTTCAACACTCGCCATGGCGGTAGCATTTGACTTAATAACCGCAGTATTGGTCGGTACTTTTATCGCTAACTTAGTCACTATTCGTCGTTTATCAGAAATTCAACTAGATAATATTAAGCTCTTTACAGCTAAAGATGCTCAGCACCTTTCAAACGCAGAGCAGCAACTATTGGCCACGATTGAAGACAGTGTACTTTTACTGAATATTAGCGGCCCTATAGGCTTTGGGGTGGCACGTGGTTTAAAACAAAGCGTGTCAGATGCCGAGCAAAGCAAAACATTATTGATTGATTTAACCGATGCTCGTTTAGTGGGTATTACTAGTACTATCGCGATAGAAGATATTATTGTTAGTTATCAGGCAGAGGGTAAGAAAGTGTTATTGTCTAGTATTTGTCAGCGTGTACGCGATGACTTTAATAAGCTGAACTTATTAAACAAAGTGCCAAGCGAGCACGTATTTAATTCCAGAATGGATGCACTTATTTACTTAAGAAATCAAGATTAG
- a CDS encoding TetR/AcrR family transcriptional regulator yields the protein MTKDKVSEGSIRQKNKAIILNAAKKEFVAYGFKGASIKRIAERAKIARANIHYYFKDKTDLYQQLLSHIITVWNSDYDTLTADEEPKKVLSAYIRAKVMHSKDDPDGSRIFASELIHGAPVLNEYLNNDFKVWINSKVAVIETWVEQGLIDQVNPYHLLFLIWSSTQHYADFNVQVVAAFDKEAMSEDDFEDVVTSLTQIILKGCGIQ from the coding sequence GTGACTAAAGATAAAGTGTCAGAAGGTAGCATTCGACAAAAAAATAAAGCTATTATTCTCAATGCCGCAAAGAAAGAATTTGTTGCTTATGGTTTTAAAGGGGCGTCGATAAAACGCATAGCAGAACGGGCTAAAATTGCTCGAGCCAACATTCATTATTATTTTAAAGATAAAACCGATTTATATCAGCAGCTACTTAGTCATATTATTACCGTGTGGAATAGTGATTACGACACATTAACTGCTGACGAAGAGCCTAAAAAGGTGCTCAGTGCTTACATTCGAGCCAAAGTCATGCATTCTAAAGATGATCCAGATGGCTCAAGAATATTTGCCAGCGAATTAATTCATGGTGCGCCAGTATTAAATGAATACCTTAACAATGATTTTAAAGTTTGGATAAATAGTAAGGTAGCAGTTATCGAAACTTGGGTTGAACAAGGCCTAATTGATCAAGTTAATCCCTATCATTTACTCTTTTTGATTTGGAGTTCAACCCAGCATTATGCCGACTTTAATGTGCAGGTGGTGGCGGCCTTTGATAAAGAGGCGATGAGCGAAGATGATTTTGAAGATGTAGTGACTTCTTTAACGCAAATTATTCTAAAAGGCTGTGGAATACAATAA
- a CDS encoding urate hydroxylase PuuD has translation MDPYINEWLNLVIRFAHLITGIAWVGASFYFVWLDNHLQKPPAIKAEKGIGGDLWAIHGGGFYEVAKYKLAPPVMPTTLHWFKWEAYTTWITGFLLLSLMFYVGAETYLIDKRVADLTQWQAILFGLGSIVVGVGIYEILVRTKLRNHSIILGLILMVVATALSYGLTQIFSARGAYMHMGAIIGTIMAGNVFFGIMPSQRALVKAVEAGTAPDPAYGLNAKVRSTHNTYTTLPIIFIMISNHYPMTFNHSANWLVLMAIVLITAAVRQYFVLRHFGKQKPLILVASVVATIMLAVAIAPRATEITAEQKNQIVTDAEITQVIAQRCGSCHAEHPTDNIFTIAPAGVIFSDIASIKQWAPRIKARVVDAKDMPFMNKTEMTDQERLKLALWLAQLK, from the coding sequence ATGGATCCGTATATCAATGAATGGCTAAATCTCGTGATCAGGTTTGCTCACCTTATAACTGGCATAGCATGGGTCGGCGCGTCTTTTTATTTTGTTTGGTTGGATAATCATTTGCAAAAGCCACCAGCGATTAAAGCAGAGAAGGGCATTGGTGGTGATTTATGGGCCATACATGGTGGTGGCTTTTACGAGGTGGCAAAATATAAACTTGCGCCACCGGTAATGCCAACCACCTTGCATTGGTTTAAGTGGGAAGCGTACACCACGTGGATCACCGGATTCTTGTTATTATCGTTAATGTTTTATGTTGGGGCTGAAACTTATTTAATTGATAAACGTGTTGCCGATTTAACACAGTGGCAAGCCATTTTATTTGGTCTTGGTTCCATTGTTGTTGGTGTTGGTATTTACGAGATTTTGGTTCGTACTAAACTCAGAAATCATAGCATTATTTTAGGCTTGATTTTAATGGTAGTTGCAACGGCATTGTCCTATGGCTTAACGCAGATATTTAGTGCTCGAGGTGCTTATATGCACATGGGCGCTATTATTGGCACTATCATGGCTGGTAATGTGTTTTTTGGTATTATGCCGTCGCAACGTGCTTTAGTTAAAGCTGTTGAAGCGGGTACTGCACCTGATCCGGCCTACGGTTTAAATGCGAAAGTACGTTCTACTCATAATACTTATACAACCCTACCGATCATTTTTATTATGATTTCGAATCATTACCCAATGACCTTCAATCATAGTGCAAATTGGTTGGTGTTAATGGCAATCGTTTTAATTACAGCCGCTGTGCGCCAATACTTTGTCTTACGTCACTTTGGCAAACAAAAACCTTTGATACTGGTCGCATCGGTTGTAGCTACCATTATGTTAGCTGTTGCTATTGCGCCTCGCGCAACAGAAATTACGGCAGAGCAGAAAAATCAAATTGTCACCGATGCAGAGATAACCCAGGTTATTGCCCAACGTTGTGGCTCCTGTCACGCAGAACACCCCACTGATAATATTTTTACTATTGCTCCCGCAGGCGTTATTTTTTCTGATATCGCGAGTATTAAACAATGGGCACCTCGTATTAAGGCGCGAGTTGTTGATGCGAAGGATATGCCATTTATGAATAAGACCGAGATGACGGATCAAGAGCGACTGAAGCTAGCATTGTGGCTAGCGCAACTTAAATAA
- the guaD gene encoding guanine deaminase, translating to MLKVYRGELLHFLADPDKVALQESYQYIEDGLLIIKNGLVEQVGEAQVLLPTLDENVDVIHYENGLIMPGFIDTHVHYPQTEMIASYGEQLLEWLENYTFPFERQFSDLEHGKAVAEFFLTQLLAAGTTTALVFGTVHKESVEAFFTIAQQKKLRMICGKVLMDQNCPDYLSDTAQTGYDDSKMLIEKWHNTDRLQYAITPRFAPTCSTEQLNKAGQLLAEHPSVYLHTHLSENKAEIAWVKELFPDSAGYLDVYDKSKLLGRRSVFAHGVHLHDDECQRLSETDSAIAFCPSSNLFLGSGLFNLQQAKKFDVNVGLGSDIGAGTTFSMLSTINEGYKTQQLRSDSLSPFQSFYLATLGGAVALDLEGTIGNFTKGAEADFIVLDYHATPLMDRRMQHCKNLSEKLFILSMLGDERHVQATHIMGERV from the coding sequence ATGTTAAAAGTATATCGTGGCGAACTACTGCACTTTTTGGCAGATCCCGACAAAGTGGCGCTACAAGAAAGTTATCAATACATTGAAGATGGCTTACTCATTATTAAAAATGGCTTAGTAGAGCAAGTTGGCGAAGCGCAAGTATTGTTGCCAACGTTAGACGAAAATGTCGACGTTATCCATTACGAAAATGGTCTGATCATGCCTGGATTTATTGATACTCACGTACATTATCCGCAAACAGAAATGATCGCATCTTACGGTGAGCAACTACTTGAATGGCTAGAGAACTATACATTTCCATTTGAGCGTCAGTTTTCTGATCTAGAACACGGTAAAGCGGTTGCCGAGTTCTTTTTAACGCAATTGTTAGCTGCAGGAACAACCACCGCATTAGTTTTTGGTACCGTACATAAAGAGTCAGTTGAAGCCTTCTTTACGATTGCACAACAGAAAAAATTGCGCATGATTTGTGGCAAAGTATTAATGGATCAAAACTGTCCAGACTACTTATCTGATACGGCGCAAACGGGTTATGATGATAGTAAAATGTTAATTGAAAAATGGCACAATACTGATCGTCTACAATATGCCATTACTCCAAGGTTTGCACCAACGTGTTCAACTGAGCAATTAAACAAAGCAGGGCAACTACTTGCTGAGCACCCAAGTGTTTATTTACACACCCATTTAAGTGAAAACAAAGCAGAGATTGCTTGGGTAAAAGAGCTGTTTCCTGACAGTGCTGGTTACTTAGATGTTTACGATAAAAGCAAATTATTAGGCCGCCGAAGTGTTTTTGCTCATGGCGTGCATTTACATGATGATGAATGTCAGCGTTTAAGTGAAACTGACTCTGCGATTGCTTTTTGCCCAAGTTCAAACCTATTTTTAGGCAGTGGATTGTTCAATCTTCAACAGGCGAAAAAATTTGATGTAAATGTTGGTCTAGGTAGTGATATTGGCGCAGGTACGACATTTTCTATGTTAAGTACCATTAATGAAGGCTATAAAACACAACAACTTCGCTCAGATTCACTCAGTCCATTTCAATCGTTTTATTTAGCAACTTTAGGCGGCGCTGTTGCTTTAGATTTAGAAGGTACGATTGGCAACTTCACTAAAGGTGCAGAGGCTGACTTTATTGTACTTGACTATCACGCGACGCCATTGATGGATAGACGTATGCAACATTGCAAAAATTTATCTGAAAAACTTTTTATTCTAAGCATGTTAGGTGACGAACGTCATGTGCAAGCAACTCATATTATGGGTGAGCGTGTTTAA